The Silene latifolia isolate original U9 population chromosome Y, ASM4854445v1, whole genome shotgun sequence sequence cacgctcggaatgtatccatggtagATTAATCCGGTCAATCGATTTATTCTccgatcaaggaaaccactcgatatgatcacttgaaagtacgacctgaaagacaccttgaattgagtgggagatagtaataggacaagagaattggtgacgcacacttgtcgaggacaagtgggagattgttggaatatgtgtcctccgacaataatgcgatcacaatcgttgatcatgatgatcacatgtttaagtctcattttaaaagaatacaattgggaagtatattTTATCAcaatcggtccacacatatcggtaatgattggtcgactagagtttgacattcttgtcaggcgacggtggtgatcgattgatcccctaggtcatacctaaaggatattactcttaattgatcatttaattgatcgtataacgttacgaattaattaaattacttgaaaattgacggacaattttggaagtaaaatttacgtatctcattataatctgattaaataagatacggtctaagtgatcgaattgttttattacttggatgaaattactATTTAAggagacaattgaaattgaatgaattattataaatacaagatgttgtgatttataaattggtaaattattttggtacaagtaattgtgaattactaagtcaatttcgtatatgacgtatttttattaatacattgatttttaatatgttaaaaatacataacatttttacataacatgtaacatgtgacaaattgacaaagataaaatggaatccattttatcacaatttggaccgaaatattgggaggaattaacatatatattatgttgattaagttaatggaaagcataatgatgttagcctaatactagccatgcatacctacacaatcttgtaaagaccacattgtgcatgcattggccactcTTCCCCACCCTACCGGTTTTGGACAAAAGAGGAGCCAAGGGTTTTCTCTTATTTCtccaatatacactacatgcaatatCTAGTGTAATAACAATTCATTCtaacatcacaataatatttttagagagataaaaatattctcttcctccttcttcctcctcttgaccgaaatatagAGAGGACCAAAAcatttgggtcaattttatttaaaagattaatgttattctagtattaataatattaattttattaagggtatatcttgggtatcattccttgggagggattctacatttgagtccttgttcatccattgaggaaagcacaagaacaaaagagaaggagatctcttttgtgcccatataaaccgaaataccaatgtaagataaagatttcttcctttaaatagtttatagtttgcatgcataagatcactaattaattttatgactaaattaatatatatcatatatgaatatgttgagtatatagatctacttttccaacAGATCCAACCACCCAAGAGAATTCCATGGCCGCCTTGTTGAATCTCTCGAAGTACTCTGAAAGCAAATCGATAATTGTAAATAATGGGGATTTAGGTTTGGTTGTCGGAGTGCTTAAAAATGGGATCAAGATGGAGGCAAGACAACATGCTGTTGCGATATTGTTCTACTTATCTTCCGTAGAGGAATACCTGAGACTAATAGGGAATAATCCGGATGCAATTCCATTACTCGTGGAATTGATTCGGGTTGGGGATGACTTGGGTAAGAAGAATGCTCTCGTCGCAATTGATGGCCTCCTGATGCTCCCGAGCAACCATTATCGGATGCTCGAGGGGAGGCTAGTCTCTCTTTTGGTCACCCTCTTAGATTCTCAGGAAAGTCAGGATCTTATGGTGGATTCCTTGGCTGTCCTCTCTGCCCTGGCCGAGAAGCATGATGGGGCCAAGTCCATCTTACGCACCAGGGCTCTCTTCACGATTGTTAAGGTCTTGTGCTCATCTAAGTCGGATTGTTCGAGGTTCAGAGGAGAGCATTGCATTTCATTGTTGCTCTCCTTGTGTATAAATGGAGGTAGAGAAGTGATCGAGGTTTTAGTGATGAGAACTTCTCTAATGGGAGCATTGTATTGTTTTCTCACTGATGGGACTTCGAGGGCTAGCAAGAAGGCGAACTCGATTATCAGTATTCTCCATGAATATTCAAAAAGGGGCTCAACTCCATCCATGCCTCATTCTTTACCACACAGTAATTTTATTCATGTGTGGTAAACTTGAGCATTGCATATGTTCTTCAGATTCACTGATTCGACATACATGTAATTAAGATTTTACTGTAACACAAGGATTAGCTCGGATATTTTAGAGCCTCAATCCTTGTGAGTCGTAGATGAGCTTCCACTTTTTTTAGCGCAACTCATTGTGGTGTAGAGATAACTACACTTGCACATTAATGAAAGAATAAGTTTTTATTTGTATACTAGTTGTTGCACCACGCCCGGTagggcgcggtgccccaatttggtGGAATGCTAAGCGGAAGTAAGTCGGCAATATATCAATAGAAAGGAGCGTGGTccattatatataaatataaatatatttataaatggtggaACGAGCACAGTTTTTTTTACAAAACTGCGTAAATGCTTGAAGACGCAATGCCTAATGCAAAATAATTATAGCACAAGGAGGCCTTTTTTACAAGCAGACTTAAAATTGATATTACAATACGAAACAACTATACAAAAGCTCATAAATGAATACATAAGTACATAACACACTTGTTAAGCTTTGGTCTCATGAGTCCTCCCTCAATAGAAAAAAAATGAGTTACCCTTAATTTAAAGTGAAATAGTCTAAGGCAGAGTACCCGTATCTAAAAGGAGTCGAGCTGAGTTTGGCACTTGAATATCTATCCATGTCCGAAACTCTATCCGAATCTATTTAATGTACATACTAACCTCTTCACTTTCAAATACAAAAGACAACAGTGACAGTGCATCACTGATAGCAACCATCATTCACTTACCTATCAATTCAATTACCTGCTTCGCTTCCCGAAAATGCATTTATCACATCAATGCGGTACATTAGAAGGTGGCAAAAAGAGTAACAGAAGGcacaaaacaccaaaatcttcaccCGAACATCACTCCATTCAATACGCCGGAGAAACTTGGTTAGAGCTTTTTTCCCTGACATCAAAAAGAATCTGAATTTCCACAAATGCTGCTTTGCATCTTTACTTAGTCCTTGTTGGCGGGTATTTCAGAATTCCTTGTATTGTTGTAAAAATAGAGATATAGATACATACAAGTATCTTCAAAGGGCGTGATTTATAACACTCTACAGAAATGAATAATGAAAACTCCATGCGACCATTCCATGCGACCATTCcatgtgatctaatatcacacACACAAACCAGATGTGGAAGGTTCATGTAAAGCTTATTAGTAAAAGGTATGaagcttaatttaattaagattGCAATTAAAATCCAATGGATAGCAGGCCACACTAAAACTATTTAACTCTGCATTTATAAAGATGACAGTTACAACTTCCACAATTACTTCGTGATAGCAGCACAAACACAAAGTACGCAGAAGTTATTAGATTTCAAACTTACTTCCTTTCATTACAGCTTGGCTTCAACTCACGGTCAATAATGGCACGACTAAAGTTCCTATTAAGCTTTATCCACGTATGCTCTGAAGGATTTATCTTTCCCACCTCTGGATCCGAGATAGTAACAAGTTCATTTGCATCGACTGGGGATGGAATGGAAATAGCCTACACATAAGGCCAGAGTATTCAAGTAAATAACGCCATGTTAATTGATTTCCCGAAATAACCTTTCTGCCATAATACACGACAAGTAACAAATAGTTATACACAACATCCTCATTAACTTCAGAAATCATATAATACTTGTTGTGAGTGATAACTTAGGAAATTGTACAATGCTTGTTGTGAGTTTTACCTGTTATCCAATGATTTATAATACAGAAGCATGCACGCGGCAAATCCCCTGCATATATAAGTGGTATTAAGCCAGATTAATATGCAGTAAGAAGAGGCTAATCTAACTCTAATAAGAAAGCTCCATAATTCCAAAATTAAACTCATCCTTTTTAGTTTTATGTGATATTGCATAAATCAATAAACTTAACCAAACATAATCCAATATTCTAGCGAAGATGTgttataatgtttttttttttgatttgttCGTAATGGGCCTATACTTATCATTACAATATTGCAAGCATATAAACTCGTAATGTATGTGTTATAAATGTTTGTTGTAGGAATCACATAGAAGTGACCAAAGATATTCAAAGATTACAAACAAATCACGCCAACaacatcttaaaatacgcagGATCGAATCAATAGGCATCACCATCAAAGTACATGCCTATTTTGAGTTTCAAGCAACTAAATCCAAGACTATTTGACTTTGCAATATCAAAATCCATGACTAAAGCTGCAATAAATTGTACCAAGTCCTTGAAAATTCAGTATCAAAAGCTTTCATATCAAGGGTTCCAAAAAAAGGACAATTAATGTAAAAAGATATTTCGTTAGAATTATCAAGACTACAATGCATTATCAAAAGAATAGAAGTTTAACCAGATTAGCCACTTCAAAAAAAACCAATCTGACAGTAAACTGGCATAAGAAAAGGGAAATCTAAGAGGTACCTATAAGACCACTTGATGTTCGAAATCTGGAAAATCGTTTAAAAACCCTTCGAGAGATGGAATATTTCCGCATTTCAACATTCCCCAACTTATCTTATTCACAATCGATATCATCAACGGATTATTGCATGCAATCAATTTACACCAAAAAAGTAAACCCTACTTATTTAATTCACAATCAATATTCTATAAGGCAAATCTGGTAAAATTTGGTAAACAATCAaactaaataatcaaattaacaaATAATTTACCTTGTTGGGTGATTTCTCCTAAAAACCGGATAATATCGTAATTAGCAAAGTATTAAAACCGAACTTCAAGTCCCACAACTTTCACGTTCCTTAATGTTCCCCATAGCTTTAAACGCTAGGCGATCAAGCCAATCTACGTGTGGCATTTGTCCGCACGCCCCAACTCCCTCACTCGAATCTAGGGACCTAAAAGATGGTTAGATATTTCAATAAGAAGATTAACCTTGGACCATTGAAACCTTATGATAGATCTACCACTTCGTATTATGGAATTAAAGAGCATTTGATCACCTTTCCAGGAATAGACGAAGGAAGTGATCTGTCAGCTTTTTTCCCTACCCACGCCTAAGTTTTCGCTTTTTAGTTCTAAGTTATTTTTTGCTGTTAAATAGAAGAATGGTTTCAAAATTCAAGTACAAATGTTGGAAATTATGGTTAAGAAAACCTTAAAACATCTATGCAaaaatagtgatttttacaattaCTAGTAGATTATTATAACCCCGTAATTTCAATTCACAACAAATTACGAAGAGTAAGCAGTTAATTAGATTCAACTTAGAGAATATTCTTTCTACTATATAATGTAATTGAGTCTCTTATAGAGTCATCACTTGAATCCGAGGAGGACCAGAATGGATGATCAACTACAAATAAAAATAATTGAATTAACTCCAAAATTGAAAGGTCTAAAGAAAACCGACTTGATACTACCCGCAGCAACAACCCAATGTCGAGCTTATACGCTCACATAGTCCCATACGTAAAAATCATTATTATATTTCAAGCCATACCATAAAGAAATACCTGATTGACTGCTTTGAGTGCAACCTAAACTGGAGTCCGATATCCTCCACCTTTAGCACCAACAACTGGCATCACATACCAAAATTCCAAATCCTTAATCTCTTAAATAACAAATGAAAGttgttaaaaataaaaaataaagaaaatgagaAAGATCAATGAATTGATAGAGTTAATGTTAATTGGAAGTGAACAAACAAACATAGGCCAACATTAGTTGCTGAAGACAGCCAAACCCATTTGTTAATGAAGACGGCTTTTCACTTCCATTAAGCTTCCTCCGTTCCAATGAGTTGTATAAATTTTGTTGCATCAATCATAATCCCTGACCAAGGAATCTACATTTTGACTTGTTAAATCTAAATCGAGTTTCATAAGCACTTCATAGCAATAAAACATGGCACTTAATCGAAGTAGTGAGTCCTAATCAAGTTTGAAATTAACATAGCAGTTAGCGTGTGAATATATAAGATACCTCCTCAGGAATTAGGAGAATGAAGATAATAAGTAAGTTGTTTAGACCTCTTCAAAGAATGCCATTTGCATCGGGTAATACTTGTGTACGTCTTCCATCATCTTCTAGTATTGATCCTTTTATCCCTTACGTACCTATGAAGAGGTTGCAGATAGACTTGATTAGTAAAAAAATGTATCGCTAGGTTGATTTTAAAGATTTCATCAATGTTTGCTTCACATGTTTCGGTCATTAACTCAATGACTGCAGTTTTACTATTTCCTTATTTTCGTACAAGTTTAGGCATGTTGAGTGAAATTCGTTAAAGATATTCCCCGCCCCCTCCCTCCCACACCACGCACACAAATAATGCCAAACCTACTTAAGCTCATAAGGTCCACAAAAATGTTTGGCTTATTTAGCACAATAATTTTCACTACAAGAAAACGCCATTCTACCGAGGTGATGACACTTTCCAAccgtttttattcttttttttttttgctaaaatgtaagCTTCATTAATAATTAACTTGCAATTACACATACAATTTCAAAGAAATAGCATTGTCTTAGGAATTTCAAATACATGTAACAAGATAAAAACTTGATTTAATTCAAACCAACTACCTCCTCATCTCCCCGCCTTCTCCGCTTcctccctccttccccctcccaccaccctctctctctctctccctcctcCTAAAGTACTTTACTGAAaatcaaagactaacaaaaaATGGCATTCATCAAATAAATTTAGGACAAAAATACAAAGTTCAAGGAACCTGCACATGCTAATCATTAGATATAAACAAAATCTTGCCATTGcaatattcaattaaagcataGATGGCTAAATAAGAAAGTCGCTCATTAATCTTAGTTACAAAAGCAGATTAACTATATTGTTTGTTCTCACTTGTCTCCATAAAGAAGAAATCCGGGGCAGCCTAACAAAGACACATAATTTGTCCTAAATCCCACCATCTCCCACTCTATGGCCCCCCCTCTACCCTCCCAATCTAAACATTCTAAATAAAGACACAGATGATATTCCAACAAATTTAATTATCAAAGCAAGATATTTCGAAATTTCGCACAAAGCAACAATTGTCGACTGCCCTTTACCTATACGCTAATAGACTGATGGCTCTActgttcataaaaaaaaaaggattatCGTGGCCGAAAGTTAAAAATTTTGAGCAAAATGGTAGATTATT is a genomic window containing:
- the LOC141629068 gene encoding U-box domain-containing protein 18-like, translating into MAALLNLSKYSESKSIIVNNGDLGLVVGVLKNGIKMEARQHAVAILFYLSSVEEYLRLIGNNPDAIPLLVELIRVGDDLGKKNALVAIDGLLMLPSNHYRMLEGRLVSLLVTLLDSQESQDLMVDSLAVLSALAEKHDGAKSILRTRALFTIVKVLCSSKSDCSRFRGEHCISLLLSLCINGGREVIEVLVMRTSLMGALYCFLTDGTSRASKKANSIISILHEYSKRGSTPSMPHSLPHSNFIHVW